The proteins below come from a single Candidatus Flexicrinis affinis genomic window:
- a CDS encoding HAD family phosphatase produces MDGVLVDSEVYWHRSREEFARDRGKVWTDADQRVAMGRSTIGWARVMQERLALAENLDDIMTEMKRRVMAHYDEHLPLRPGAIEAVKLAAANFRCALASGSPTEIIVHVMELSGLDQVFEAIVFGDDYPNGKPAPDIYVAAMERLGVGPDVSLGIEDSSNGIRALKAARMIAVAAPSPDFPLTPDVLALCDAHIESLEDFTLDLIARAAERRGADYPG; encoded by the coding sequence ATGGATGGCGTCCTCGTCGACAGCGAGGTGTACTGGCACCGCTCGCGCGAGGAGTTCGCGCGCGACCGCGGCAAGGTGTGGACGGACGCCGATCAGCGCGTGGCCATGGGCCGCAGCACAATCGGCTGGGCGCGCGTAATGCAGGAACGCCTCGCCCTCGCCGAGAATTTGGACGACATCATGACCGAGATGAAGCGGCGCGTGATGGCCCACTACGACGAGCACCTGCCGCTGCGCCCGGGCGCGATCGAGGCGGTCAAGCTGGCGGCGGCGAATTTCCGCTGCGCGTTGGCGTCCGGCTCACCCACCGAGATCATCGTGCACGTGATGGAACTCAGCGGGCTGGATCAGGTCTTCGAGGCGATCGTATTCGGCGACGACTACCCCAACGGCAAGCCCGCGCCCGATATCTACGTCGCCGCCATGGAACGCCTCGGCGTCGGGCCGGACGTCTCGCTCGGGATCGAGGACTCGTCCAACGGCATTCGCGCGCTCAAGGCGGCCCGCATGATCGCAGTCGCCGCGCCGTCGCCCGATTTTCCGCTGACGCCCGACGTGCTGGCCTTGTGCGACGCGCATATCGAATCGCTCGAAGACTTTACGCTCGACCTGATCGCCCGCGCGGCTGAACGACGCGGCGCGGACTATCCGGGATAG